The sequence GGTCAGAGTGAGGGCACACTGCACGGTGACGGTCACCAAGGACTCAGAGTCCCCTGAAGTCACGCCCTGGGTGCAGGCAGAATGGTGGTTGGGACCCAAGGTCCCAGGGCCAGCTGGACTTGGCTTCCGGCcccgggggcagggcaggggcggaGAGGTGGGGGGTCAGGGGCCATGGACTTGGGAGGCTTCCTcggctggatgggaggggggccTGGCCTGGGGCCCCATGTCCCTGGGGAGTGGGGGTGACGTGAGAGCTGCTGGCTCTTACCCCAGCACCGGTGGGTTCCTCGGAGGGACCAGGGCCGGGCCCCCCGGCCGCCAGCAGCCCTgcaaggaggaaggagggggtcCGGGAGTCGGGTGACTGCCACCCCCCGAGGGGAGCATGTCAGAGTAGGGGCTGCTGGAACCCAGCCCCCGGGAACCGCCAGGCCGCCAGCTTCCTCTGTGGAGGACACAGCAGCTGCTCTGAGTGCTCCCCCGAGACGCCCGCCTGCGTCCTCGAACCCTGCCCCCCACGGGGCCCTGAGagcaccccgcccccaccgctCAGGACCTCACctggaggagcctgctggccaGCGTGATCCCCGTGGGCGCTCTGCAAGGAAAGCCACAAGCTGGGGCTCTGCTGGGCCCAGCAGACCCGGGGGTGAGGGGCGCGGCCTGCAAGATGGCCCGGCTGGCAAGAGGCCACCAGTCCATCCCTGTCACGGGTGAATCTGGAGCATGAACCAGGTCTGTGTGGTCCGGAGATGACAGACAGGCCGCCATGCCTGTGGGCATGGACGTCTTCCCCTGGCCCACTAGGAGGTGGCGGCTGCTGAGGGGCCCTGGCGGCCCCAGGAGGCTGGGAATGAAGCCAGGGACGCACTGGGCGTAACTCTGTGCCGGGACCGCAAGCCACGGGTGTGCTGCGGGTGGGACAATGCagagcccccagcccaggccaCGCTGACCCGGGAAGGAGACCCCGACTTCAGGGTGGACTAAGTGGGCTGTTTGCACACAAAGCGTTTGGATTTTTATCAGATTTGCTGGCTGCTAAAAGCAGTCAGGGAGCTGCCGCTGTTCTGTCTGGAAGACCTAGTGCTCAGCACAGTGGTGATGAACCGACGGCTTTCAAGAGCACTGGTCAGCCCACCGAGTGGACTGGACCTCAGTGGACGAGGAGGAGGAAGGACCGCCTCATTCTCACTCGAGCCCCTTGATAAAGTGAATGTGTGAAGTAACCACTTTCTCTGTGGTTAACTCTAACTTCCTCACGGCGGCCTCGGGGCTCCTGGCGCCCCACCCCTCGAGGCACACCTGCCCTGAGAAGCCCAGGCCAATCCCTCCTCAGCTGCACACAGCCCCTGGGGCATCTCAGGGAGTCCCGCGTCCAGCAAGGAAGGCTAGGTGACCCAGCTGAGGGGCGGAAGCCTCACGGCTCTGATGCATGCACTGCAGCCCCTCCCGGGTCCGGGGTGGGGAGCACCCCCGGCTCCCCTCTGAGCACCTGTGAACGTCCGTGTGTCCCCAACTCCTGGCATCTGGTCGCTGTGGCTGGCTCCCACGCGGCCCCTGGCCTGCCTAGGGAAGCCGAAGCCCTGTCCCCAGCAGGTGATGACGCAAGTTGCCCAGCCTGAGACCCTTGCTGGGCCCCGCTGGGGCTGGTCCCCAAgcccagcctggggtgggggccttGCAAATGCTGTGGGCCTGCCTGCCGCGCCGGGGCTCACCCACCTCGTGGGTGACCGGCGTGCCGTGCTCGTGGTGCCCAGCCTGGCCGGGGCTGACCTCCATCTCCGTGTCGGCAGGCGTCCTGGGGCTGCAGGGGGTGCCAACTCTGCCAGGGGCAGTGTCACaggccctggaggggaggggcccTCATCCCCAGGTCTCACCCACGGGCAAGGCCTTGTGGAAGGTGGGCCTGCAGAGCCCCGAGCTGGAGAGGAGCACCCCACTCGGAGGGCTGCCAGCAAGGCGGTGTCTGGTGGGCTTTCCCTGCAGCCTGTGGCCAGCCGCACCGACCGGCGCCTTTGGTGCCCCCCCGGCCTGAGCGGGGGTGGGCTCTCCCCCTGGGGTCAGGATGGGCTCGGGGCAAATGGGAGGGCTGAGTGAGGCGGGACGCCCCCTACCACACCGGGACCCTGGACAGTCTGGAAAGGGGGCAGGCCACCCTGGCCCCCGGTTCCCAGCCCTGAGTGGCCGCAGCAGGTCTGCCCAGGAGCTCCAGCGTCAGGCCGGGAGGCAGGCCTCACAGAGCCCCTGCTGATAGGAGAAGTGGGCGCCGACCCCTTCCTACCATGCAGCGGCCCCGGGCCTGGTTTCAGCACAGGCGTCCAGAGCCTGTGGGCACAGACGCCTCCTCCTCAGGACACAGACCCCCAGGAGCCCCGGGGACCGGGCGGCAAGGCTGCAGGGTTTGCACCGGCTCTCACCAGGATGGGCCGCCCCCTAAGGTCAGATTGCAGGGACACGGGGAGCCCCGAGAGGGCTCAGGCACCCTTAAGGGTGAAGAATCCGGGAGGCCCTGACCTGCAAACGCCAGAAGAGACGCGGGGGGCGGGAGGCGGCTCGCCTACCTGCGGCTGCGGCGGGGCGACCCTCTGTGAGTCGGCGGGGAGGGCCGAGGCCAGCACCTGTGAGCGACAGCAGGGGCGGCCGCCTGAGGGGTGCCCGGGGCCCGCTGCCCACCCGTGCCCCCAAGTCCCCCACCTGCCTGGTGGGGGCTGCTGGAGCCTGGCTCATCCGTGTGACTTATTTTCAatactgcttttaaaatgttcttatttaaaaaaaaaaatgttcttatttCAGAGAAACAGTCACCTCCTGTGGTAAGAGCTCCAAGTGGGTGGATTAATGCAGCTCAGAagtgcctcctccaggcagccctgcAGCTAGGACGCCCAGGGCATCAGGGGACCCGGGCCACAGCTGGAGGCCAGAGTGAGCCCTCCTTTGTGCACAGGGAGCCCTCTTTCCCTGCACACTAGCCCACCCTGGGGCAAGTTGCACCCCATCAGCCAGCGATTTTGCTGGTGCCGCCTGCCCAGACCCCGGGCTGGGCAGAGGTGGCCTGGCCAGACCGCCCTTTGCCTCCAGGGTCCTGCCCCCTGAGGCCAAAACGCAGGGCAAGGTTGAAGTCAGGAGAGTGAGGCTGGGGCAGGCAGGGCCGTGAGCCCATCTAGAGGCGCTGCCGCCCCTGGGAGCCTcgcgccccctcccaccccaaagcCTCGATGACCCCAGCACTCAGGACAGTGTGAGCTCAGCAGGGCCTGGCCGTCCACCCTGCGGCCTGCTGGCGCCGCTGGCCCTGAGCCTTGGGCCCAAGCAGCAAGAAGCCACCTCCCTTTACCTTGGCCTTGCCCAGGAAatccacaggctccaggttcTCCAGGTGCCGCCTATGGGGCCGGAAGACCTCACCCCTGGGGACCTGCCGAGGCTGCAGGGGGACCTGTCTCTGGAGGGGGCCAGACAGGGCAGCCCTGAGCAGCAGGAGCCACCCCCTCAGAGCAGGACGGCCCGCCCCCCAACCCCACAGCCCGTGGGAGGCCCATCCCTCCAGGACCCAGCAGGCCCCCACCTCCAGATATCTCTATCTCATATGCTTGGTCTTGGGGGGCTGGATGGATGTGAGCCCCCAGACTGCAGGCTGTGGGCCTGGCAAGCCCCCCGAGTCAGCTCGGGGGCCTGGCTCCCCTGGCCTCTGCCTTACCTGCACTTGGCCCAGGGCGATGTCCAGGTCGCTGCGGGCCCCTTCCGGCCCCTTGGAGATGGCGTCCCCCAGGCTGCAGGCGGCCTTGGCCCAGAGCCCCAGCTGGCTCTGCACTGCAGCCACGTTGAACAGCACCTGAGGGGGGGGCGGCGTGACGGCAGGCCCAGCACTCCCCTCCCCTACAGGGCCACCACCTGGCACACCCCGACCCTGCACTGGTCCAGCCCCTCAGCTGCCCAGACAGTCGCCCGGGGCTCTTCCAGGTACCCCCTGGCTCCCACCCTGGGGTGGGCTCTGCCTGCTGCTTTCTCTCCGGACCCCCCAGCCAGAGCCGACCAGCCCTCCCTGCTTCCCCTCTGCGCTGAGCGTCAGGCCATCTCCCGCCTCTGGAAGCACCTGCTCAGCCCTCACGCCCGTCCTGCATTTGGCCTGACCCCCTCCTGCCTGTGCTGCCCTGCTCCCTGAGCCTCCAAGAGTTCGGGGCGCTGTCTGAGGGGCGCCTCTTGTCCGCCCCATCCCCCGTGCTGGGCGATAGCCAAGTCGTCCAGTGCTGCCAGGAGGACGGGGTGCCGCCTGGGGCAGCCTCTGTACCCGCGCTCTGCAGGGCCCATGCACTCTTAGAGCTGCTGCCGCGGGGCTGCCCAGGCCATGGATGCCAAGCCCACACCCCGCCCTGCAGGCCAGGGCTGGGGCCAGGCCCACGCTGGTGGGACTTCCCCCACGGCTGACCTACCGGGACACTGCGGCTCCCAGAGGCTGCGAGGTGGCATGTTTCTGGGAGCAGTGGGAGCACAGGGCTGGTGGGGGGGAGCCTCCCAAGCCTTTCTCTCAGTGCCAGACACTTCCCAGGAGGCCAGGAACTGAGCCAAGCGCCAAGCCCAGGGCAGGgacgccagggtcctctgccaggccagctcctgccctgcccaccccgccACCTCTCGCTGACCTCCGGCACTGCTCTCTTCTGCTGGGATTTTGGGGCTCCTCTGGCCAGACGGAGCACCTCAGTTAACTCGGGCCCACCTGCCACAGTCACAAGACGACAGGGCCCAGAGCGCGGGGCCTGCAGGACTGGGGTCCTGGAAGGAGCCCCCGGGCTGCCCACCCGCAGACAGCCCCCAGGGCCCAGCCACACCGTCTCCTGGCGGCCCGCTCCCTGCGCGCTCACCTCCCAGGCTTGCAGCTTGAACCGCAGGCCCAGCTGGGTGTAGTCGACGGTGGTGTTGTCCCTCAGCTGGGCCAGGGTGCGCTGGAAGTCCGACAGGGCCTCCTGGAACCTGTGGgcagcaggggagcctggcgtgcggGCCCCGGGCGGCCCCAGGGCAAGGGCTCCTCCTTGGCCCagacccgccccccgccccagcccctcctGCAGCGCGGGGGCAGCAGTGGTTGGCAGGCCTCAGCACACGGGGGCCACACAGACGGGCTATGCGGCATGTGGGCTCCTCCGCCTGCACCCCAGGCCCTCTCCCAAACCTCAGGGTACAGAGTGCCGTGGGCGTGTCCTGCCTGCTTCTGGGGCCTCCGTCCCGCAGGCCTCTCCACCCAGAGCTTGGCTGGAAGCCCCAGGCCCAACCAGGATCCTCATCGCCCCCAGGGAGGCTTCTGGGCTGATGAGAAGGAGGTCACCCGAGAGCCCGCCCGCCCTGTGTAAGGCCGTCTGTGGGCGCCGGGCCTGCCCTGCAGCTCTGATTCCTTCTCTGGAAGGGCCTGCTGCAGAGAGCCGGGCAGGCAGAGGACCCCCGCACCCGCCGAGTCCTAGGATGCGCCATtcctccagccctgccctgggtTTCCCGAAGGCAGAATGGGCAGAATCACGCCGTCCCGCAGTCCAGGGTGTAGGAACGGAGGAGGGGAGCCGGCAGAGGCGCTCTGTGACCCTCTTCCACACAGAGCCCAGGGTGACTGTGCGGCCCGGCGTGGAGACAGAGAGACACGCCCCCACGTGACACAATCCTGTCCCCGGGCTCCACGGAGCAGAGGGAGGACCTGGCCAGAGGAGGTGACCGTAGGCAGACAGGAGCACAGGAAGGACTCTGTAGAGACGAAGGGCCGTCAGAGAAGGAAGAGGGCCTGTCCGTGCTCACCTCTCCAGCTGGAAGTTGGCCACTCCGCGCTGGAGGAAGCCGACAGCCAAGTAGGTGTCCTTGGTCACTGCCTGGTCAAATGCCTGCAGACAGAAATGTCTGTGGACTGCTCAGGCCTGTAACCGCGTCACCCCCGTGTCACAGATGGGGATGCCCAGCAGTGGGTCAAGGAAGCCTGTTGGCCACATGACGGTCACCTGCAGGAGAAAGTTTCCTTTGCCTGCCCAGGGGCCTCTGAGTCCAAGGGGTGCAGGCGTCACGGCCTCGATGCAAACCTGCCTGGACTCTCCAGGTGTTTTCTGGTGACCGCTCGGGGGTAGTTAGGTGGCAGCACAGGCCAACTTGTTAACCATGAGGACAAGGAAACGCTCCAGCGTGTTGATAATAGTTAGCTCCACGGGAGGGAGTTATGTTGTCTCTTTCAAGCCCTAGTTTTGGTAgttcacacaaaaacacacatgtCTCATCTATTAGAATCAGAAAGAACAACAACACGAGTCTTAATATGTGTGTGAAGCCCAGCTCTTCCTGAAACTGAACTCAGAAATGATGTCGTCTATTCCTAAGGACAGCAGCCATCAGTTAAACACAAGCAAAAGGAGTGCATACACCAGCCATCAAGTTAAATACAGGTAACTGGAGGGGTGTCATGGTCCCAGTCTAACAAACCGGGCTGAGTGGGGCTTGATCAGCTGAATCTGACCGAGGTTGAGGGTCAGCAGTCGGGCACTGATGTGGCCGCTCAACACAAGGGAAACCCTTTTATCCGGTCACACAGAGTGGCTGGGTCAGAGCTTCCGGAGGGCTCCTGCCAGACACGGAGCCCCAGCTCCCCTCACCCTGTCCAAATCAGCTTTATTGATTGTTGCCATtccatctgctttttaaaattttccaacaaATATGCCTCCACTATTCCATTTCTGATTAGGGTGGAGGAGAATTTAACGTGCACACCCTTGGACCGGAACCTCTGTCCCCTCTCTCTGATTAAATTGAGGTTTAGAGGTGGTAGTGACTGGACTGGCCTCACGCCACTGATCCCTTGGTGTCCAGTGATGACATCCCCATTGCTGGATAACATTTTAACACTGACATTGCTGCTGAGATAACTGCAGATTGGAACACATATGTG is a genomic window of Muntiacus reevesi chromosome 3, mMunRee1.1, whole genome shotgun sequence containing:
- the NOXA1 gene encoding NADPH oxidase activator 1 isoform X2, whose protein sequence is MPSLGDLLRDWHQGAQAVARGDWDCALRLFSSVSEPPARVSFNVGCVHLLAGDPEAALRAFDQAVTKDTYLAVGFLQRGVANFQLERFQEALSDFQRTLAQLRDNTTVDYTQLGLRFKLQAWEVLFNVAAVQSQLGLWAKAACSLGDAISKGPEGARSDLDIALGQVQRQVPLQPRQVPRGEVFRPHRRHLENLEPVDFLGKAKVLASALPADSQRVAPPQPQALDACAETRPGAAAWACDTAPGRVGTPCSPRTPADTEMEVSPGQAGHHEHGTPVTHESAHGDHAGQQAPPGLLAAGGPGPGPSEEPTGAGGVTSGDSESLVTVTVQCALTLTLTAPRGADLSSLRALMSQALPRHAQRTQLSYRDPSEDGRWMPLSGDEALRRAWRDAAGPGGLQLQCRGVGGRPALYQVVAQHVYPAQRPEDLALQPGDTVDVLREVDQAWLEGHCDGRVGIFPRSFAGPAARHA